One part of the Mya arenaria isolate MELC-2E11 chromosome 3, ASM2691426v1 genome encodes these proteins:
- the LOC128227384 gene encoding uncharacterized protein LOC128227384, whose product MLELLSITDAAAKAVNKSSHLATSHGFQRSLTQSGQSSCCEGSHVSWPMDPLTQTGHSQGSQSSQQDDRLTSQQLNDRSGKSVGSARSRGMSVRSRDSEVSVTSDVSVDSGVSKQPHISAASGVSVHSARSALSLGNRQFGGKAVKDLRHDSGVISKTQTQSDSKARGTILAGSEFGEYSYDRSSDDGISVSDILIKSTHENNEHSVIENRAKQAEKNGHSSSTMSKCLKTSNRVEIFNSSEPQKVKISQKHLKEIKSPYYDDSPRISVSYDCKRPSSLLEGKHSGRQMVSSDGQNSTDKDAVISVNDSDRKKTVGVKMKFTKGTDSQYNNQFEVQKEKKSAEKCFEDVDIAKAEQRCDFERKSQFHNASLQNASSDYKHPSTYQLPTSGKGHVNVIESDVHFVCTTKPPVEQHTNRKCLPGMADLSGGQQIPALLHDPEDSIQIISAHASGAVTYKPDFVDSECSIESDVSEDFPVLTDGKASGAVTYKPDFVDSECSIESDVSEDFPVLTDGKASMAVMRNLQKKYYNMKEKYLKLTKKTKVSEASGGHDSVKYKSSGSRTCHDVHETVTSSGKKKRIYDKRLACLYCGKLYKHRIMEHMYLAHGDEKEVAKALSTSNKEEKNVIVLKLKNKGNFKHNVSVLQNGGEHFIVCKRPSRRPVIPSEFLPCVYCYGFYQRKELWRHLKTCCLKVIHSTEQKNSFTASARVMLRAAVSTDPKGNDGAQLLELLQTRNDVIGNEIINDSLIVKFGKVLFEKLGSRRKNDVSQRMRQLGRLKTHINSNQIEKIDQLSDMINGKNFDNVVEAVKELAEIHENQENVFQFEKPGLALRLGHNIIKAADIKFGMCMRNDDDDDVGANQAETFSKFYRKEWTDLISSVALASLKTNKFNKGDAMPLTDDLIKLRNHLSSKMATLTEKMNDSPTYPVWRELAESTMIRILLLNKRRGAEASKLLLMAYTDRPNWKETTNKEVFDSLSSLERKMFSRMDMVQSQGKMNKKVATLMTSEMVSAVDILIACRTQCGIRESNKFIFANQKDGHLSTWQSLRDMVNQAGCQRPELINSNSLRKYIATVCQILDLNEGEVQWVSSHLAHTVKTHLGFYRLQEGAIEIAKVSRLLLAAENGTLSKYKGKSLEDIQVDDLPLGESDDIPVHGESADDSIDLNLAEHWNGDDEQPAEAQSSMPVNQRQKRPRLTKKRHIQESDSEDEQPAETQSSMPVNQRQKRPRLTKKRHIQESDSEDEQPAETQSSMPVNQRQKRPRLTKKRHIQESDSEDEQPAETQSSMPVNQRQKRPRLTKKRHIQESDSEDEQPAETQSSMPVYQRPKRLRLSKKRHMQESDSEDVADDDSLIDPSFMDSGREESSTDDEQTSKNFIQQQKFYKQRWSETENKIFMQIFSGCLKDKHMPTLTAIKLAASKMPQRTVAQIRTRVHNIITGKQAFIL is encoded by the exons ATGCTTGAACTCCTCAGTATAACAGATGCTGCAGCTAAGGCAGTAAACAAGTCCAGCCACTTGGCTACCAGTCATGGATTCCAAAGATCACTGACCCAGTCTGGTCAATCAAGCTGCTGTGAGGGTTCTCATGTATCTTGGCCTATGGACCCCTTGACTCAAACTGGTCACAGTCAAGGCTCCCAGAGTTCACAGCAAGATGACAGACTGACCTCCCAGCAGCTAAACGATCG GTCTGGGAAGTCAGTTGGTTCTGCCAGATCAAGAGGGATGTCGGTAAGGTCTCGTGACAGTGAAGTGTCGGTAACTTCAGATGTCAGTGTGGATTCAGGTGTATCCAAACAACCACATATTAGCGCAGCATCAGGGGTGTCCGTCCATAGTGCAAGGTCTGCACTATCCCTGGGAAACAGGCAGTTTGGTGGCAAG GCTGTCAAGGATCTCCGCCATGACAGTGGAGTGATCAGTAAAACCCAAACCCAAAGTGACAGTAAGGCTAGGGGGACAATTCTTGCTGGTTCAGAATTTGGAGAATACTCATATGATAGAAGTTCAGATGATGGCATATCTGTGAGTGATATACTTATAAAATCCACCcatgaaaacaatgaacacaGTGTCATTGAAAATAGGGCTAAACAGGCTGAGAAAAATGGGCATTCTAGTAGCACAAtgtcaaaatgcttaaaaaCGTCAAACAGAGTAGAAATTTTTAACTCAAGTGAGCcacaaaaagtgaaaatatctcaaaagcatttaaaagaaattaagtCTCCTTATTATGATGATAGCCCAAGAATTTCAGTCTCATATGATTGTAAAAGGCCTTCGTCATTGTTAGAAGGCAAACATAGTGGGCGACAGATGGTTTCTTCAGATGGTCAAAATTCAACAGACAAAGATGCTGTGATCAGTGTTAATGACTCAGATCGTAAAAAAACAGTTGGTGTGAAAATGAAATTCACAAAAGGGACAGATAGTCAGTACAATAACCAATTTGAAGTGCAGAAAGAGAAAAAATCTGCTGAAAAATGTTTCGAAGATGTAGACATTGCTAAAGCCGAACAGAGATGTGACTTTGAGAGGAAATCTCAGTTTCATAATGCTAGCTTACAGAATGCTTCTAGTGATTACAAACACCCATCAACATATCAGTTACCCACATCAGGTAAAGGACATGTAAATGTGATAGAATCAGATGTCCACTTTGTATGTACCACCAAGCCTCCAGTGGAGCAACATACTAATCGGAAATGTCTGCCAGGGATGGCTGACTTGTCAGGAGGTCAACAGATTCCTGCCCTGCTACATGATCCTGAAGACAGCATTCAGATTATATCTGCCCATG CATCAGGAGCAGTCACCTACAAGCCAGACTTTGTTGATAGTGAGTGCAGCATAGAATCAGATGTATCTGAAGATTTTCCAGTGCTGACAGATGGGAAAG CATCAGGAGCAGTCACCTACAAGCCAGACTTTGTTGATAGTGAGTGCAGCATAGAATCAGATGTATCTGAAGATTTTCCAGTGCTGACAGATGGGAAAG catCCATGGCAGTTATGAGAAATCTTCAGAAGAAATATTACAACATGAAG GAAAAGTACTTGAAGCTgacgaaaaaaacaaaagtttctgAAGCAAGTGGCGGTCATGACAgtgtaaaatataaaagttcGGGATCCAGAACATGTCATGATGTACATGAAACTGTAACAAGTA GTGggaaaaaaaagagaatataTGACAAACGCCTGGCTTGCTTATACTGTGggaaattatataaacacagaATTATGGAGCATATGTATCTTGCCCACGGAGATGAAAAGGAAGTAGCAAAAGCATTGAGTACCTCCAACaaggaagaaaaaaatgtcattgtctTGAAACTGAAGAACAAAGGAAACTTCAAGCACAATGTTTCCGTTCTTCAAAATGGCGGTGAACACTTCATTGTATGCAAGAGACCAAGTAGACGTCCTGTAATACCAAGTGAATTCTTGCCATGTGTGTACTGCTATGGTTTTTATCAGAGAAAGGAACTTTGGAGACATTTGAAAACTTGCTGCTTAAAAGTAATTCATAGCACAGAACAGAAGAATAGTTTTACGGCTTCTGCAAGGGTTATGCTACGGGCCGCAGTAAGCACAGATCCGAAGGGAAATGATGGTGCACAACTTTTGGAACTTTTACAGACAAGAAATGATGTCATTGGCAATGAAATTATTAATGACAGTCTTATTGTCAAGTTTGGGAAAGTGCTTTTTGAAAAACTAGGAAGCCGACGAAAAAATGATGTATCACAAAGAATGCGGCAACTTGGGCGATTAAAGACACATATAAACTCTAACCAGATAGAAAAGATTGATCAGCTATCTGATATGATCAATGGCAAGAACTTTGATAATGTAGTTGAAGCTGTTAAAGAGCTGGCAGAAATTCATGAAAACCAGGAgaatgtttttcaatttgagAAGCCTGGTCTTGCTTTGAGATTGGGTCACAATATAATCAAAGCAGCGGACATCAAATTTGGAATGTGCATGaggaatgatgatgatgatgatgtgggTGCAAACCAAGCAGAAACATTTAGCAAGTTTTATAGAAAAGAATGGACTGATTTAATCTCCTCCGTAGCATTAGCGTctctaaaaacaaacaaatttaacaaaggGGATGCAATGCCTCTGACTGATGATCTAATCAAACTGCGAAACCACCTCTCTTCAAAAATGGCCACACTGACTGAAAAGATGAACGATTCCCCAACCTACCCAGTATGGCGTGAACTAGCAGAATCAACAATGATACGAATACTTCTATTAAATAAACGCCGAGGAGCTGAAGCATCAAAGTTGCTACTGATGGCCTATACTGATCGACCGAACTGGAAAGAGACCACTAACAAAGAGGTTTTTGACAGTCTCTCTTCACTGGAAAGAAAAATGTTCTCAAG AATGGATATGGTACAGTCGCaaggaaaaatgaacaaaaaagttGCGACGCTAATGACCAGTGAAATGGTGAGCGCAGTTGATATCCTGATTGCCTGCAGAACACAGTGTGGTATTAGAGAGTCTAACAAGTTTATCTTCGCAAACCAAAAGGATGGGCATCTCAGCACCTGGCAAAGTCTTCGTGACATGGTTAATCAGGCTGGGTGCCAAAGACCAGAACTCATCAACAGTAACTCCCTGCGGAAGTACATAGCAACAGTTTGTCAG ATTTTAGATCTAAACGAAGGTGAGGTGCAGTGGGTGTCGAGCCACCTTGCCCACACAGTAAAAACCCACTTAGGTTTTTACAGGCTGCAGGAGGGAGCCATCGAAATCGCCAAAGTATCTAGGCTGCTACTAGCCGCAGAGAACGGGacattgtcaaaatataaaGGAAAGTCGCTGGAAGATATACAGGTTGATG ATTTACCGTTGGGAGAGTCAGACGATATACCTGTGCATGGAGAAAGTGCAGATGATTCTATTGATTTGAACTTGGCTGAGCATTGGAATGGAGATG ATGAGCAACCAGCAGAGGCCCAATCCTCCATGCCTGTTAATCAGAGACAGAAGCGCCCCAGGCTTACCAAGAAAAGACACATACAAGAGTCAGACTCTGAAG ATGAGCAACCAGCAGAGACCCAATCCTCCATGCCTGTTAACCAGAGACAGAAGCGCCCCAGGCTTACCAAGAAAAGACACATACAAGAGTCAGACTCTGAAG ATGAGCAACCAGCAGAGACCCAATCCTCCATGCCTGTTAACCAGAGACAGAAGCGCCCCAGGCTTACCAAGAAAAGACACATACAAGAGTCAGACTCTGAAG ATGAGCAACCAGCAGAGACCCAATCCTCCATGCCTGTTAACCAGAGACAGAAGCGCCCCAGGCTTACCAAGAAAAGACACATACAAGAGTCAGACTCTGAAG ATGAGCAACCAGCAGAGACCCAATCCTCCATGCCTGTTTACCAGCGACCAAAGCGCCTCAGGCTTTCCAAGAAAAGACACATGCAAGAGTCAGACTCTGAAG atgTTGCTGACGATGACTCATTGATAGATCCCAGTTTTATGGATTCAGGCAGAGAAGAGTCAAGCACAGATGATGAACAAACGTCGAAGAATTTTATCCAGCAACAAAAATTCTACAAACAGAGGTGGTCAGAAACTGAAAACAAGATCTTCATGCAGATATTTAGTGGCTGTCTGAAGGACAAGCATATGCCAACACTTACTGCCATAAAGCTAGCAGCTTCAAAAATGCCTCAAAGGACAGTGGCTCAGATTAGAACTAGAGTTCACAATATTATTACAGGCAAACAAGCATTCATcctttaa